A single Elephas maximus indicus isolate mEleMax1 chromosome 2, mEleMax1 primary haplotype, whole genome shotgun sequence DNA region contains:
- the ATPSCKMT gene encoding ATP synthase subunit C lysine N-methyltransferase isoform X35, whose protein sequence is MLHLLRCVYGPRCGLSRWMLQLLRCVYGPRCGLSRWMLHLLRCVYGPRCGLSRWMLHLLRCVYGPRCGLSRWMLHLLRCVYGPRCGLSRWMLHLLRCVYGPRCGLSRWMLHLLRCVYGPRCGLSRWMLHLLRCVYGPRCGLSRWMLHLLRCVYGPRCGLSRWMLHLLRCVYGPRCSLSRWMLHLLRCVYGPRCGLSRWMLHLLRCVYGPRCGLSRWMLHLLRCVYGPRCSLSRWMLHLLRCVYGPRCGLSRWMLHLLRCVYGPRCGLSRWMLHLLRCVYGPRCGLSRWMLHLLRCVYGPRCGLSRWMLRLLRCVYGPRCGLSR, encoded by the coding sequence GTGTGTTTATGGCCCACGGTGTGGTCTGTCTCGGTGGATGTTACAGTTGTTGAGGTGTGTTTATGGCCCACGGTGTGGTCTGTCTCGGTGGATGTTACATTTGTTGAGGTGTGTTTATGGCCCACGGTGTGGTCTGTCTCGGTGGATGTTACATTTGTTGAGGTGTGTTTATGGCCCACGGTGTGGTCTGTCTCGGTGGATGTTACATTTGTTGAGGTGTGTTTATGGCCCACGGTGTGGTCTGTCTCGGTGGATGTTACATTTGTTGAGGTGTGTTTATGGCCCACGGTGTGGTCTGTCTCGGTGGATGTTACATTTGTTGAGGTGTGTTTATGGCCCACGGTGTGGTCTGTCTCGGTGGATGTTACATTTGTTGAGGTGTGTTTATGGCCCACGGTGTGGTCTGTCTCGGTGGATGTTACATTTGTTGAGGTGTGTTTATGGCCCACGGTGTGGTCTGTCTCGGTGGATGTTACATTTGTTGAGGTGTGTTTATGGCCCACGGTGTAGTCTGTCTCGGTGGATGTTACATTTGTTGAGGTGTGTTTATGGCCCACGGTGTGGTCTGTCTCGGTGGATGTTACATTTGTTGAGGTGTGTTTATGGCCCACGGTGTGGTCTGTCTCGGTGGATGTTACATTTGTTGAGGTGTGTTTATGGCCCACGGTGTAGTCTGTCTCGGTGGATGTTACATTTGTTGAGGTGTGTTTATGGCCCACGGTGTGGTCTGTCTCGGTGGATGCTACATTTGTTGAGGTGTGTTTATGGCCCACGGTGTGGTCTGTCTCGGTGGATGCTACATTTGTTGAGGTGTGTTTATGGCCCACGGTGTGGTCTGTCTCGGTGGATGTTACATTTGTTGAGGTGTGTTTA